In Thunnus albacares chromosome 10, fThuAlb1.1, whole genome shotgun sequence, a single window of DNA contains:
- the lamp2 gene encoding lysosome-associated membrane glycoprotein 2 isoform X2 yields the protein MSRYAAFVLFLALGIEIHVSHGIEVLVNDKDGKLCLYANLMVNFSVSYEVTGNKNETVEIELPSGAKNDESACDATSSTLKLNFGDGHSWSMNFAVKGNTYQADSITFSYNLNDSTVFPNSVLNETASVTMKPHITDVGLDTCYSCKSKDMIQSDSVNQTLWNVLIQAFVSNGSKSDNLTTCAADVPATTIAPTAAPTPTTTPTTTTAVPVTNSTSPAPPPTTTPTPTLPSPTTGKYSIKPDENSTACLLADFGLRIGFKQGDKYQEMNLDPNGTVASGSCGVNSSELVLVSNSMTIMFTFANDTKKFRLHALNVTAKPSSGVVFSEVNSNLSLWEAAVGSSYMCNKEQNYTITNLLTIFTFDLQVQPFGVKKGVFSTAEECFLDSDLSFLVPIAVGVALSFLIILVLISYLIGRRKSRTGYQSV from the exons ATGTCCCGATATGCTGCATTTGTGTTATTCCTCGCACTCGGAATTG aaatCCATGTGTCGCATGGTATCGAGGTGTTGGTCAATGACAAAGACGGCAAGTTATGCCTGTATGCAAATCTAATGGTCAACTTCTCAGTCTCATATGAAGTCACCGGCAATAAG AATGAAACAGTTGAGATTGAACTTCCTAGTGGCGCCAAAAACGATGAAAGTGCTTGTGATGCCACAAGCTCAACGCTGAAGCTCAATTTTGGAGATGGACACTCCTGGAGCATGAACTTCGCTGTGAAAGGAAATACATACCAGGCGGACTCCATCACGTTTTCCTACAATCTCAACGACTCAACCGTCTTCCCCAATTCTGTGTTAAACG aAACCGCATCAGTGACcatgaagcctcatattacgGACGTAGGCTTGGACACCTGCTACTCTTGCAAGAGTAAAGACATGATCCAGTCCGACTCTGTCAATCAGACTCTATGGAACGTGCTCATACAGGCTTTTGTCAGTAACGGCAGCAAGAGTGACAACC TCACCACTTGTGCCGCTGATGTGCCCGCGACCACCATTGCCCCCACTGCTGctcccacccccaccaccactccTACCACTACCACAGCGGTTCCTGTCACAAACTCGACttcccctgctcctcctcctacGACCACCCCGACCCCCACCCTCCCATCACCCACCACTGGGAAGTACAGCATCAAGCCAGATGAGAACAGCACAGCCTGCCTGTTGGCCGACTTCGGCCTGCGGATTGGTTTCAAGCAAGGAGAC AAATATCAGGAGATGAACTTGGATCCTAATGGGACCGTCGCCTCTGGATCATGTGGAGTCAACAGCAGTGAGCTGGTGTTGGTGTCCAACTCAATGACCATCATGTTCACCTTTGCCAAT GACACAAAGAAATTCCGCCTACATGCTCTGAACGTCACCGCAAAACCAAGCTCCG GCGTAGTGTTTTCTGAGGTGAACAGCAACCTGAGTCTGTGGGAGGCCGCCGTCGGCAGCTCCTACATGTGTAATAAGGAGCAGAACTACACCATCACCAACCTGCTCACCATCTTCACCTTCGACCTGCAAGTTCAACCCTTTGGAGTGAAGAAGGGTGTTTTCAGTACAG ctgaggAATGCTTCCTGGACTCTGATTTGAGCTTTTTGGTGCCCATTGCAGTGGGCGTGGCGCTCAGCTTCCTAATCATCCTTGTGCTTATCTCTTACCTCATTGGTCGGAGGAAGAGTCGCACTGGCTACCAGTCTGTATAA
- the lamp2 gene encoding lysosome-associated membrane glycoprotein 2 isoform X3, with protein sequence MSRYAAFVLFLALGIEIHVSHGIEVLVNDKDGKLCLYANLMVNFSVSYEVTGNKNETVEIELPSGAKNDESACDATSSTLKLNFGDGHSWSMNFAVKGNTYQADSITFSYNLNDSTVFPNSVLNETASVTMKPHITDVGLDTCYSCKSKDMIQSDSVNQTLWNVLIQAFVSNGSKSDNLTTCAADVPATTIAPTAAPTPTTTPTTTTAVPVTNSTSPAPPPTTTPTPTLPSPTTGKYSIKPDENSTACLLADFGLRIGFKQGDKYQEMNLDPNGTVASGSCGVNSSELVLVSNSMTIMFTFANDTKKFRLHALNVTAKPSSGVVFSEVNSNLSLWEAAVGSSYMCNKEQNYTITNLLTIFTFDLQVQPFGVKKGVFSTAHECSLDDTSILIPIIVGAALAGLILIVVIAYVIGRRKTYVGYQTL encoded by the exons ATGTCCCGATATGCTGCATTTGTGTTATTCCTCGCACTCGGAATTG aaatCCATGTGTCGCATGGTATCGAGGTGTTGGTCAATGACAAAGACGGCAAGTTATGCCTGTATGCAAATCTAATGGTCAACTTCTCAGTCTCATATGAAGTCACCGGCAATAAG AATGAAACAGTTGAGATTGAACTTCCTAGTGGCGCCAAAAACGATGAAAGTGCTTGTGATGCCACAAGCTCAACGCTGAAGCTCAATTTTGGAGATGGACACTCCTGGAGCATGAACTTCGCTGTGAAAGGAAATACATACCAGGCGGACTCCATCACGTTTTCCTACAATCTCAACGACTCAACCGTCTTCCCCAATTCTGTGTTAAACG aAACCGCATCAGTGACcatgaagcctcatattacgGACGTAGGCTTGGACACCTGCTACTCTTGCAAGAGTAAAGACATGATCCAGTCCGACTCTGTCAATCAGACTCTATGGAACGTGCTCATACAGGCTTTTGTCAGTAACGGCAGCAAGAGTGACAACC TCACCACTTGTGCCGCTGATGTGCCCGCGACCACCATTGCCCCCACTGCTGctcccacccccaccaccactccTACCACTACCACAGCGGTTCCTGTCACAAACTCGACttcccctgctcctcctcctacGACCACCCCGACCCCCACCCTCCCATCACCCACCACTGGGAAGTACAGCATCAAGCCAGATGAGAACAGCACAGCCTGCCTGTTGGCCGACTTCGGCCTGCGGATTGGTTTCAAGCAAGGAGAC AAATATCAGGAGATGAACTTGGATCCTAATGGGACCGTCGCCTCTGGATCATGTGGAGTCAACAGCAGTGAGCTGGTGTTGGTGTCCAACTCAATGACCATCATGTTCACCTTTGCCAAT GACACAAAGAAATTCCGCCTACATGCTCTGAACGTCACCGCAAAACCAAGCTCCG GCGTAGTGTTTTCTGAGGTGAACAGCAACCTGAGTCTGTGGGAGGCCGCCGTCGGCAGCTCCTACATGTGTAATAAGGAGCAGAACTACACCATCACCAACCTGCTCACCATCTTCACCTTCGACCTGCAAGTTCAACCCTTTGGAGTGAAGAAGGGTGTTTTCAGTACAG CCCATGAATGTTCATTGGATGACACCAGCATCTTAATCCCAATCATTGTTGGCGCTGCTCTGGCTGGCTTGATTCTCATTGTAGTGATCGCTTACGTGATTGGTCGAAGAAAGACTTATGTTGGATATCAGACCCTTTAA
- the lamp2 gene encoding lysosome-associated membrane glycoprotein 2 isoform X1, producing MSRYAAFVLFLALGIEIHVSHGIEVLVNDKDGKLCLYANLMVNFSVSYEVTGNKNETVEIELPSGAKNDESACDATSSTLKLNFGDGHSWSMNFAVKGNTYQADSITFSYNLNDSTVFPNSVLNETASVTMKPHITDVGLDTCYSCKSKDMIQSDSVNQTLWNVLIQAFVSNGSKSDNLTTCAADVPATTIAPTAAPTPTTTPTTTTAVPVTNSTSPAPPPTTTPTPTLPSPTTGKYSIKPDENSTACLLADFGLRIGFKQGDKYQEMNLDPNGTVASGSCGVNSSELVLVSNSMTIMFTFANDTKKFRLHALNVTAKPSSGVVFSEVNSNLSLWEAAVGSSYMCNKEQNYTITNLLTIFTFDLQVQPFGVKKGVFSTAEECQGDAESFLVPIAVGVALLVLILVVLLAYFIGRKRNMASGYESF from the exons ATGTCCCGATATGCTGCATTTGTGTTATTCCTCGCACTCGGAATTG aaatCCATGTGTCGCATGGTATCGAGGTGTTGGTCAATGACAAAGACGGCAAGTTATGCCTGTATGCAAATCTAATGGTCAACTTCTCAGTCTCATATGAAGTCACCGGCAATAAG AATGAAACAGTTGAGATTGAACTTCCTAGTGGCGCCAAAAACGATGAAAGTGCTTGTGATGCCACAAGCTCAACGCTGAAGCTCAATTTTGGAGATGGACACTCCTGGAGCATGAACTTCGCTGTGAAAGGAAATACATACCAGGCGGACTCCATCACGTTTTCCTACAATCTCAACGACTCAACCGTCTTCCCCAATTCTGTGTTAAACG aAACCGCATCAGTGACcatgaagcctcatattacgGACGTAGGCTTGGACACCTGCTACTCTTGCAAGAGTAAAGACATGATCCAGTCCGACTCTGTCAATCAGACTCTATGGAACGTGCTCATACAGGCTTTTGTCAGTAACGGCAGCAAGAGTGACAACC TCACCACTTGTGCCGCTGATGTGCCCGCGACCACCATTGCCCCCACTGCTGctcccacccccaccaccactccTACCACTACCACAGCGGTTCCTGTCACAAACTCGACttcccctgctcctcctcctacGACCACCCCGACCCCCACCCTCCCATCACCCACCACTGGGAAGTACAGCATCAAGCCAGATGAGAACAGCACAGCCTGCCTGTTGGCCGACTTCGGCCTGCGGATTGGTTTCAAGCAAGGAGAC AAATATCAGGAGATGAACTTGGATCCTAATGGGACCGTCGCCTCTGGATCATGTGGAGTCAACAGCAGTGAGCTGGTGTTGGTGTCCAACTCAATGACCATCATGTTCACCTTTGCCAAT GACACAAAGAAATTCCGCCTACATGCTCTGAACGTCACCGCAAAACCAAGCTCCG GCGTAGTGTTTTCTGAGGTGAACAGCAACCTGAGTCTGTGGGAGGCCGCCGTCGGCAGCTCCTACATGTGTAATAAGGAGCAGAACTACACCATCACCAACCTGCTCACCATCTTCACCTTCGACCTGCAAGTTCAACCCTTTGGAGTGAAGAAGGGTGTTTTCAGTACAG CTGAGGAATGCCAGGGTGATGCGGAGAGCTTCCTTGTTCCCATAGCTGTCGGAGTGGCCCTGCTTGTTCTCATTCTTGTCGTTCTGCTGGCCTATTTCATcggaagaaagagaaacatggCCAGCGGCTATGAGTCTTTCTAG